The proteins below come from a single Bacillota bacterium genomic window:
- a CDS encoding NFACT RNA binding domain-containing protein, translating into MPYDGLVLAAVRRELEEKLAGSRIQRVQQPEKLTLVLQFRTPGTTYHLLLSAHPQQARVHLTGERLENPLSPPLFCSVCRKHLEGGRVEAFVQPGFERVLMLAVLSRDELGRDSKKLLIAEIMGRHSNLVLVDAETGLILDAAKRYTHAVSRYREVLPGTPYLAPPREKASPLGLSPETFGELLLELPVHLPVWEALQRRFEGLSPLTAREVVHRSGLDAALTLNYCGEHELFALWEAYARLFAQTEEGLFEPTVLLGPGGAAADFAAFRVGHRESRTEGESMNALVDRVSRARAGGERVKGLREGLLGAVSRARKRLEKRLEGCHGTAADGAKAEGLRRLGEVLTANLYRMDRNPERAERVVLEDFHTGQPVEIALDPRLSPAQNAQVYFKRYNKLRKGAERARAELAELEAEAAYLDALETAVALAETPADLDEVREELAGAGYLREKAAARRPKKAAEPRPLELVTSDGTVVYVGRNNRQNELVTFKLGRPDDLWLHAKSIPGAHVIIRTGGRAVNDAALLEAAGWAAYFSKSRQGKKVPVDYTLRKHVQKPKGARPGFVVYAHEKTVLVDPQPVGPGLPGPGGGAGQR; encoded by the coding sequence ATGCCTTACGACGGGCTGGTGCTCGCGGCGGTGCGCCGCGAGCTGGAGGAGAAACTGGCCGGCAGCCGGATCCAGCGGGTGCAGCAGCCGGAGAAGCTGACCCTGGTGCTGCAGTTCCGCACCCCGGGCACGACTTACCACCTGCTTCTGTCCGCCCACCCGCAGCAGGCGCGGGTGCACCTGACCGGGGAGCGGCTGGAAAACCCCCTCTCGCCCCCGCTTTTCTGCAGCGTGTGCCGCAAACACCTGGAGGGCGGGCGGGTGGAGGCGTTCGTCCAGCCCGGCTTCGAGCGGGTGCTGATGCTCGCCGTCCTGTCGCGGGACGAGCTGGGGCGGGACAGCAAGAAGCTTTTGATCGCCGAGATCATGGGCCGGCACAGCAACCTGGTGCTGGTGGACGCCGAGACCGGCCTGATCTTGGACGCCGCCAAACGCTACACCCACGCGGTGAGCCGCTACCGGGAGGTGCTGCCGGGCACGCCGTACCTGGCCCCGCCCCGGGAGAAGGCCTCCCCCCTGGGGCTTTCGCCCGAGACGTTCGGAGAGTTGCTTTTGGAGCTGCCGGTACACCTGCCGGTCTGGGAGGCGCTGCAGCGGCGGTTTGAGGGTTTGAGCCCCCTGACGGCCCGCGAGGTGGTGCACCGGAGCGGGCTGGATGCCGCGCTGACCCTGAACTACTGCGGGGAACATGAGCTCTTCGCCCTTTGGGAGGCGTACGCCCGCCTTTTCGCGCAGACCGAGGAGGGGCTTTTCGAGCCGACGGTACTTTTGGGCCCCGGGGGCGCAGCGGCCGACTTCGCCGCCTTTCGGGTCGGGCACCGGGAGAGCCGGACCGAGGGCGAGTCAATGAACGCCCTGGTGGACCGGGTGTCCCGGGCGCGGGCGGGCGGCGAGCGGGTGAAGGGCCTGCGCGAGGGCCTTTTGGGGGCGGTGTCCCGGGCGAGAAAGCGCCTGGAAAAGCGCCTGGAGGGCTGCCACGGGACGGCCGCCGACGGGGCGAAGGCCGAGGGACTGCGCCGGCTGGGCGAGGTGCTGACCGCGAACCTCTACCGGATGGACAGGAACCCGGAGCGGGCGGAGCGGGTGGTGCTGGAGGACTTCCACACCGGGCAGCCGGTGGAGATCGCCCTGGACCCGCGGCTCTCCCCGGCCCAGAACGCGCAAGTTTACTTCAAGCGCTATAACAAGCTAAGGAAGGGCGCCGAGCGGGCCCGGGCGGAGCTGGCCGAGCTGGAGGCCGAAGCCGCCTACCTGGACGCCCTGGAGACGGCGGTTGCCCTGGCCGAGACCCCCGCGGACCTGGACGAGGTGCGCGAGGAGCTGGCGGGCGCGGGGTATTTGCGGGAGAAGGCGGCGGCGCGGCGGCCCAAGAAGGCGGCCGAACCGCGGCCGCTGGAGCTGGTGACGTCGGACGGGACGGTGGTGTACGTGGGCCGGAACAACCGCCAGAACGAGTTGGTCACCTTCAAGCTCGGGCGTCCCGACGACCTCTGGCTGCACGCCAAGAGCATCCCCGGGGCGCACGTGATCATCCGCACCGGCGGGCGGGCGGTGAACGACGCGGCCCTTCTGGAGGCGGCCGGGTGGGCGGCCTACTTCAGCAAGTCCCGCCAGGGGAAAAAGGTGCCGGTGGACTACACCCTGCGCAAACACGTGCAAAAACCCAAGGGCGCGCGGCCAGGGTTTGTGGTTTATGCGCATGAGAAGACGGTGCTGGTGGACCCGCAGCCGGTGGGGCCGGGGTTGCCTGGGCCGGGCGGTGGTGCCGGGCAGCGGTAG
- a CDS encoding carbon monoxide dehydrogenase beta subunit family protein, with the protein MSEARGDDYRWLVGPEPVSRAAHPEKGKALVEGEPVPVADALNKIVEKVSRAKKPVMVVPARLVLWSWEDGLPGRAKAIRELAAAMGAEIRPIYDLRPPYPMARTACEINPYHGDLVIAHEKYDVAVFYGVECLYADVALKIIDQGTKCYTIALCGKMGHVDASITLRDTGIDRLHQLAEMFRTATYRCPAPPPGPGNPGPTGCGSTSTVFSCA; encoded by the coding sequence CGGTTTCACGGGCGGCCCATCCGGAGAAGGGGAAGGCCCTGGTTGAAGGCGAGCCGGTCCCGGTGGCGGATGCTTTAAACAAGATTGTGGAGAAGGTCAGCCGGGCCAAAAAGCCGGTGATGGTCGTCCCCGCCCGCCTGGTTCTCTGGTCCTGGGAAGACGGCCTCCCGGGGAGGGCTAAAGCGATCAGGGAGTTGGCCGCGGCCATGGGGGCGGAAATCCGCCCGATCTATGATCTGCGTCCCCCCTATCCGATGGCCAGGACGGCGTGCGAGATCAATCCCTACCACGGCGACCTGGTTATCGCTCACGAAAAATATGACGTCGCTGTTTTTTACGGGGTGGAGTGCCTGTATGCTGACGTGGCCTTAAAGATTATTGATCAGGGCACCAAGTGCTATACGATCGCCCTCTGCGGAAAGATGGGCCATGTTGACGCTTCCATTACCCTGCGCGATACCGGGATAGACCGGCTCCATCAACTGGCGGAGATGTTCCGCACCGCCACCTACCGCTGCCCGGCACCACCGCCCGGCCCAGGCAACCCCGGCCCCACCGGCTGCGGGTCCACCAGCACCGTCTTCTCATGCGCATAA